The window TATCCTGCACATTTTTTTCAATGTTTgctcatcattaaaaaaaaacccagaaggaATATTTATTATAGGAGCATATTTAATGAAGCATTGTGTTAGCCATTAAGTAAAAAGTTTATTCAGAGGCAAACTATTTTAACATTTGTGTTAAAGATTCTCTAAATTTAATTTTTGAAAGAGGTGAGGGATTATAATCTAGCTTCAATAAATCTGTAATTATGTTTAATTTACAGAGCTGTACTGCTATATTTTTGATTTCatgatcttaagggcctgtcccacttacgcgaccttggctcgcaaattacgcgacctcgtggtcgcttgagccgtacgggcaCTGTAGGGCTGCGTGGGGCAGgacccacttagaagcgcggagttgtgcagggctagTCCCGGCATCGtgcagggctccgaaaatcttgcagtgaccgaaatcttcgtgcgccaacggcctgttggcACGCAGGTGCCTTGcggtcgtacacagcgtcttgatggcgtatgcctagcgcgtggcgttgcgtgctgacgtcaccgcccgacgccgtgcgacgctcaaattcagtcggcccgtctcctgcccagctgattgataagcatgacgtaaatgacgtcacgcgcaaacttcctgcgaactccgcttccagttggtcgcgccaaacgcacgcaatcgcatgcaagtgggacaggccattaagtcATTTGTTTCCTATGTGGGGCACGACAGTGAGACTTGCAAAATTGTGGCATGGTGGtactgtggtagagttgcagtattacagcgccagagactgggtttgATTTTGACTCCagctgttgtctgtacggagtttgctcattcttactgtgactgtgtgggttttctctgggtgctctggtttcctcccacattccaaagatgtgcaggtttacaggttatttggcttctgtaaattgtcccttgagtggAGGAAAGAGTTATatgaggtgattgttggtcagcgcggacttgggacaaacggcctgtttccatactgcatctctCAAACTAAAATTAATTTTGTACATACTCAATAGTGAAAAGTTCATTTTTTTCCCTGACGATCACAAGGCTGACATTGAAATTCAAATTTGGCTCAAGGAACAGTATCAAATCAGGATAATGGGTTTAAGTATTTACAGTTCGGCAATGTGATATTGATACGGTCGACTGGGGCAAATGGTCTACTTCTATGTCATAATTTCTGTACAAAATTCTATGTCGCAGGTATTTTCAATCATAGCTGCAATACAAACCTTATTTGTATACTTTGTAAGATCAGCAGCAACGTCAGCAGATGGAGTAGCTATGGGTAGATCTGTGTTGTACACCGAACTGGAGGCTGTGTTCACGACTGCTGAACTGCTGCCTGCTGCTGATAGAGATGACGTACTTGTAACCAAAGTAATGGAAGAAGTGGAAGTTGCCAGAGTTGCCTCTTTCTGCTGCACAGCTGCAATAGGAAGTAAAGTCAAAGTATGAAAAGTGAGAATAGGTCAGTGTCCTTGAATTGTAGTTTTCTTTCTTGGCTATCAGTCAAACCCTCCCAAACTCTCAAATCATAACCAACTTTTGTACAATATGAGCTTTGACCATTTTGGAAGCGGCAATAACTGAACTTATAAATTTTGTTCTTTCGTACAGTTCATGGTGCCAATAAAGAATAGGGAGTTGTTTTCCTGCAATTAAGGAAAAATGGTAGATCTCAATATGCTGACTCCGTTAATCTTAAAAAAACTGTGTTTTGATTGAGATGCTGCAGATTATTCAAGATAATTCGATGAACCCCTAGGAGCTATTGTGtatttctctctgtgactgttttGTACAATCACGGACAGGATCAATCTACTTATTGCCCCAGTACAAAATCAAGACTTTTTCCATGCCtgtaatggataggaaaggtttaaagggatatgggctaaactcgggcaaatgggactagcttagatggggcatcttgatcggcatggatgagttggactgaagagcctgcttctatgctgtatgactctataacaaaaTTACCGCTAACATGCGGTTTGCCGTCTGCCAGATTTAGAGCTAGACTCAAAATATTTATACCTTTCACAGCCAATCTTGTCTGGTATCGCGTTCCTGTGTTCTGAGACTGTTGCTGTTGAGTCGTCGGcacttgctgctgctgttgctgccttTGGACCTTCTGCAAATGCCATTTCTGTGAGGAGGTCTGAAACTTGGTCGAGGGATTCCACACGACTGCACGTTGGACAGATGGTACGGTTTCCTTTGGCAATAAAGGCCGTTGCTTTTTAACCGGACTGTTGCTAACAGTGGCAGCTGAAACTGTGGATGTGGACACCGCGCTGGCAGCTGTTGTTATAGTGGTTGAAGGGGTCTGGCTTGGGAGACTGGGATGTGAAGAAGCAACCTCACCTTTAGGTTGACTGGAGACGGTTGCAGTGGGTGATGCTTTACCTATACACATAATTAGGAATATTACTTTTTCCCCTTATAACTATTAGAACCGATAATCAGCAGTCAATTCACAATTCACTCTTTGATTGTAATATTCATTGTAATAAAATGGAAAGCTGGTGGAAAGAGCATATTATGTTCAAGGTATTCCTtctcccaccactctctctgaaATTTCCAGTGAAAatatttaatctttaaaaatcTGATGTAACTTTTATTCTTCATATCATCACCTTTTTGGACGAACCTCCTATAAAATATGGCACATCACAACCAAAAAAAATCTACGTCCCTGCACCATGAATCAAGCTAGTACTGAGGAAAATTTAGTTCATGTTAATCCCGCTGTAAAAATTAACATCCCACATTAAAAGACGCCaaactagatttttttttttaaacaatcatctTATTCACAAAAAGAGTGAAATACTTTGAAGAAAGCACTTCCCAAGACTTTCCTTCCTGTTTAGGTTATTGTATTCCCTTATTTCAACATCACAATGCAGCTGTACTAGTCGTTGGTGAgacccacacttggagtactgtgtgctctTCTGGTGGCCCAGCTACAGGAAATATGTCATTCAGCTGGAggggatgcagaggagattcaccaggatcttGCCTGAGCTTGCaagcttgagttacagggagaggatggGACTTTTtttgctttggagtgtgggaggctgaaccttattgaggtgtaaagGATGATGAGGGGCAAGAATAAaatgaatggtcacagtctttttccccagggtggaagatTCCAAAACTAATGGGCACAGGCTTAAGTTGGGAGAGGAGatttttaagagggacctcagaggCAGCTTTCCCCACTCAGAGAGTAGGTCTGTACATGGAATAGGCTGCCAAAGGAAGCTATAGACTTTTCAGTCATTTGGACAGatttatggacaggaaaggtttcgagggcaATGGGCCACATGTGGACAAATGGGGCTAGCCCAATAGGccaacttgatcggcatggacaaggtgggtcaTAGGGGCTTGCTTCCATACCATACATATGGCTCTATTAAATAACGTCACAGAaacctataccaagccaataaatttCTGATTCAACTAGTCTAAtggttctattacaaatcttaaattgtggagtacagaggcaaatgaataaatgatgggcctttgccccaaacattatggagggcactgtataatacCATTAAGGAAAGCACAGGTTTAAGTATACATACTTTCCGTATTTGACGAGGCTGGCGATTCTTTCATTGTTGGTGTTGACTCCTTTTTGCTCTTCTCACCTTTCTTGCCTTCTCGTACAGCTTCTTTGCTTTCATCTCCTAAATCGATAACTAGTTCATTGTCAGAATCAGAATCCAGTCCCAAATGCACTGTTGGAGAATCAGTCTCATCTTTATTTCCCAGTTTCTCCTTTGTTCCTTGATGTAGATTTTTAATTTTCTCAATGTGCTCTTTGTCCGAATCCCCATTTGCCTTTTCCTTCCCCAGAGCCTCATTTTTGGCCACAAGAGAACTTGGATTGGTCTCCTGCTTCACTTCCCCATGAACTACTAAATGTTTAGGCTTCTTTTTCACAAAGGGAGATTCCTTTTCACTCCTGGTACCatccttttcctctctctcttcttgtCCGTTGTTTAGCTTTGGACCTTCATCACTGGCATATTCACTGTCAGAAGTGTCCGATTTTTCTGAATCTTCAGAATCGCTGTGTTCCGCACCCGCATCAACATCTTCAGAAATTTCATTTATCCCTTGGGATAAGAATATATAGAATTTTGAAATAATACCAGACATATCATCAATGAAGTCTCAAAAAAAATGTACATGCTTCAAAAGTTGATAATAAACGTATCAAACTAAAGAATATTCCAATATAGAGTGCACTAACTCCATTATTAATAGCATTTCCTATTAACCAATATGATGCTCTTATATGCAACTTGTCAAAACAAGCCAGTAGAGAGCAAGAAGTATTGGTGCCTGGTGGtgctttaaaataaaaatgtaatttcGCAGCATAAGTGGAACTAATTCAACTTCAAAATCTccataagatttaaaaaaaatacaagaaTATAATTGGCATAAATTTGGCAAGGACAATCCCCTTGATTTTTAAGTGATTTGAACTATCTGGATCAAATCAATTCCCATGCAAAAAATCGGTATTGTTTTACTTTTGGTTTAtggatcctcatccttcctcttccaacgtccacaatcagttccttggtcttactgacattgagagccaggttgttgtgatcGCACCATTTGGCCAGTCGATCGATCTCATGTCTACACTCTGACtcttcaccatctgtaattcgtccaacaaaggCGGTGTCGTCGGTGAACTTGAGGATGGAGCttgcactgtgtccggctacacggTCGTTAGTATAGAGTGAACTTCATCTAAAGTCTGGCAGAATAAACCGCCAGGAAATTGCCAAAGTAGTATTTGCTTTGGTTCCTAACTTGCTTTTGAAAGTGAATGATAACTGTTTTGTGCAGAAATGCCCCCAAAATTCCCAAAAAGTTGCCAATACATTTCAAAGTAAAGAGAAGCTGGATAGTAGCCTTTTTGCTGGTTTATGACTTAGAAAGCTGCAGAAATCCCAGCAATTCAATCAAATTATTAATCTTTTCTTTACCATTAGGCTGTTTCTTTACAAAGGAACAGTAATCACTGTTCAAAATACATCATACAAAATCCAACAGGGATCATTGGATTTTATAACAGTCATAAATTAAACTGATTATTCTCAAGAAAATTAACtgcagtccttcctcaaatcaattAACAAGATTAACAATTTGAGGGAGATAACTCGTGCGAGTTATCTAtgaaaaatgtaacattttattTTCTGAGTAATAGGGCTTTCTAATCTTGTCCTGTATTCCAAAAGAGGTCACACATTATCATTTGGTCCTACAATGCAGTATAGAATGCCTCATAGAGCACAGCACTTACATATTCAAACTTTTGCCAATATCTCTTCAGTCCAACGAAACAAATAATCTTTGTGATGATCAGAATACAAAGACTCTAAAATACGAGTTTAGAGTCTTTGTATTTTAATCATCACAAAGATGATCAgataaatacagcgtggaaacaaacccttcagcccaccgagtctgcgccgaccagtgatcaccccgcacattaacacaatcctacacactagggacaagttacaattttaccaaagccaattaacctacaaacacacactttGGGCTgcaggaggaaactagagcacccagagaaaacccatgtgatcacagggacaatgtacaaactccgcacagacggcacccgtagtcaggatggaaccgtggtctctgacactgtgatgcagcagctctactcgcCACGCCGCCGTTTCACTGTTTGTCTCCCCTGTGCAGGCAGACGGGGCTGGGACTGGATGTACAGTGGCCCGGGTCAGTGCCATCGTGGCACCCAGCGTACGTTGATCGGTGACTACGTGCCCTCCTTTCCCATGGCCACACACAGTGGGATAACAATCATATCTGGACTGGCTGCCATTAGCCTCCTGGAAACACACAATGTGCATGTGAAATTGAACTAATATGGCAGGCAAATAAGCAAGCCGTGCGTGGTGAatcaaagagatctttattgGTGAAGTAAAGAGAACAACACACGCGAATGGGGGAAGGCTGACCCGGGGCTCAATACTTATACTAGAGCACACCCCTAAACCTCATGACAACTGCTTCCCGCCATTACCCAGTAATATGACCCTATCCCCAACTGCCGAGGGTTCACATAGTAAGTGGCCTccccaccgggtggcgccacaggacccccccccctccccccagaaccggaggcatGAAAGCGAAAGGGTAGGCGAACGAGGCATTGATCCCGCACATTCACTAACAGAGACTAGGCCCAGAGGAAATCTGTGCCTAGCAATGGCTGGGAAACCATCAACCACCGTAAAGGTCGAGGTAAAATGGCATGGGCCAAAGATGAGCATGATCGTGCGAACTCCAAACGTCCATATGGACCTGCCGTTGACTGCAGTCAGCGAAGGACCCCACTTGCCATAACGAGTGTCCACCCCCGACAGGGGTAAAGCGCCAACCTCCGCGCCCGAGTCCTTAGTGTCGATCCCACACGTGtagaggcgatttttcaggccgaCCGCCGCAGTGACTACTAGTGGCCGGCCCTGGCATTTTCCGGATACAAGCAGGGCGGGCGGCACAGATGGGCTGCGGGACCCGAGCGCTGGTGGTAGTAACACCACTTCCCCTTACCAGGGTCGTTCAGGACTGGCGACGCAGCTGAACTCCCGGTGGACATAGGGCCTGGTCTCTGGGCCCTCCAGCCGATACCTGATCGATCGAGTCACCACCCTGCCGCTTGGCTTGCCACAGCTCGTCCGTCGCTAACAGCAGGAGGCCTGCGAAATCCTCACCGGTGAGCAGTAGGCGAATGTCGTCCGACATCTACTCCAAAAAGGTGTGCTTGAAAACCAGGCAGGGCCGACGCCCATCCATGAGGGTGAGCATCTCACTCATGAGCTCCAACAGCTTGCGATCGCCGAGGCCGCCCATACGTATGAGCCGTGCTGTGCGGTCCGTCCGGGCAGCTGAGCGCAAAGGTCTGCAAGAGCAGCGCTTTAAGGCCCTCATATTTGTCCTGATCCGGTAGCGCACGTCGGTAAGGGATCAGGCGACCGGCCGTTTCCTGATCCAACGCGCCGACCACATAGTAGTACCGCGTGTCGTCGGCTGTTATGCGTCGAACGTGGAACTGGGCTGCGATGTCCAGAACACGGGCAACTTCAGGGAGACAAAATTCTGCTGGGCCGGATTGTCAGCGACCTCGGGCTGTTGAGGTTGATAGTTGACTGCGTCCATGATTTAAATCCAAAATGACTGttttggatcgtcggggtcaccaatatggcaggcgaataagcaagccatgtgtggtgaatcaaagagatctttattgTTGAAGTAAAGAGAACAACACACACGCGAATGGGGGAAGGCTGACCCGGGGCTCAATACTTATACCGGGGCACACCCTTATACCTCATGACAACTCCTTCCCGCCATTACCCAGTCGTGTGACCCTACCAccgactgccgagggttcgcatAATAAGTGGCCTACCCACTGGGTGGAGCCACactaaattattttaaatcacaTCTTAGTCTTGGCAATTCCAGACAGAGTGCTGGATTCTCTATTAAATGCGAGTAAATACAAATCTCTATCTCAAATATCATTAATACTAAACTTCTcttcaataaatgtattttagCAGGTCATATCCATCATGTTGATTTGACGAGTCTTTAGAAGGcttcccaaacgtcacccatccattttctccagagatgctgcctgacccactgagttactccagcactttgtgtctatgttggtTTCCTTGTCCATTAAAATGCATCACTCCAACTTTACCAAAGGTATGGGGAAATTAATTTGTCCCTTAAAAAATGCATACCACAAACAAACAATTAAAAGGTGAAATGCCAACTCTCCTGCCTTCCAAACCATTAAGTTTAGGAAAAAAAATCTTCTACCAAACTTTAATTACACTGATATTCCAAAGAACGAATAAGTCCTTCCTGAAGCCTTAAAATTTGATAAATAACAAACACATTCTCACCTAACTGTGCTTTACAACTTTCTATTGTCTTGTCGAGATTAAGCAGGAAACTGCTCCGGACTGGGTGTTTTTTGGGTGAAGTGAGGAGCACAGGAGCTGATTGCACCACAGATTCACTCAGCTCTTTCAGATCCATCTCTGCTTTACTGCGATCTATCAGACAAGAGGacagaataaaacattaatgagaaAGCAAAACCAATGATGTGGTATCAGCCTGAAGCAAGCCTCTGTTGAAGACATCTGAAAAGACAGAGAGGTGACCCAAAGCCAATGTGGAACATGGTCTCAGAATACTGATCATTCTAGAATGCAATATTAAGAGATGGTGTGAAAACAATGGAGTTTGGCAAATCAATGACAACATGGCCTTTGAGACAATAAATTGGACAGAATACCAAGCTATTACTGTTTTAGGACCACGATAGAAATGAAAAGCACAGCTGAAGCCACAGAATAAGTAATAATGAAAGAAAACAACTTTTCAATCATACCAAATATAGAAAACTGCATGACAATCTCCCTACTCTATCTTGTGGCCTACAATAtacaatgaaaaataaactaTGAAAATAACTGGGATGGTGTGTTACTGGGACAACCTTGTTGAATCATAAAACAAAGCTTTTGTTTTGAAAAAGTGATACTTGTCCAACCTTCTGCATCTAATTTCCTCTCAAACAATGTACGTTACTCATTTCAAAGTCCCCTTCCCTGGCTGGAAATAGCTAAAAGAAGATGGCACACAACACTGGACAATCCCAATGCATGCACATACACTGCTCCCACACAGCCTCTTCACGTGGCCATAGATTGACTAAAAATCCCATAAAGCCAATGGAAAAAACATTTTGTGGTCACAACTAACCAAGGTTTAGATTAAGGATGCTGCCCGTAGGAGGGGTTTTCAGAGTCCTTTCTGATTTAGCAGCAATGGGAGTGGAGGACTGAGGAGAGAAGGGTTTTGGGCTGCCCGACACACTGCCAGCTTGACTTGTCTTCATAGATCCAGGAGAAGCTGAAAGAGGAAACAAACTGGATCAATGTGGATCGGGCAGAGAATTTCAGGTTTGAACATTGTTTGTAACCTGTACCACAAATGAACATGAAGTCAGTTGGAGGAGGAAGGTTTGTCATCCAAAACTCGACACAGAATGGGAATGGGTGaatggacatagaacatagaatccaTCAAGCTAATGCATGATCCCTGCATGACTCTGGGCTTCTTCATTTTTAAGATCAAGTTCATCTGCCAGACAAATTCCATATTCAGTGATAATCCTTTACCTATCCTCAAATCTCCTTTCTGTTGGAATAACATTAAGAATCTTGTGTAAGGTGGTATTAATAATGTCAACACAATTTCAAGTTTGCCAGACCAAAGTTGCAGTCTCCATTACTTGGAAGATCTTTACATACTGGTAACATCAGCACATCATCTCCAAAATACAGAACTCTCTATGGAAACGGCATGCAAAACTACCCTCTTAAAATCCAAGACCATATATTTTTAGATTTACTTTTTAAGATGTTTAGATTACTCTTTAAAACCCTAGAGCGtctatttgtctgaagaagggttccgacccgaaacggcagcgatcctttttctccagagatgctgcctgacccactgagttactccagcactttgtgtcaatcttcaacatctatttttaaatcttttcacttttcactgcACAAATTCCTAGTAGCATCTGTCGACTTAATGATACAATATTTCTGCCTCCCAATAAAATTACTGGGATACAGTCACCCATTCCCAATTCATTTTAGGTCTAATGCCACTCTGGTATAAAACTTTCTGTTCTACTGTGATGTCTGGAAAACAGAACTGACAGTCCTCAGTGCAGGGCAACTGAAATGCTTTTACACAACCTACTGGGGACAGTGTATATGGGAATTATATCGAAAAAAAATTGGCAATCAAATTTATAAGCATAAATTTTGAAGGAGTTATAAAGGTACAACCTCTCCAATGGGTTCCTTTTATATAGCTTTTGAAAAAAAAGATGGTTAATTTCACCTTTTCCTTCCCGCTCCATCAAATGCTGCCTCAACATACACTTCGAAACAAGTTGTTAAAGTTAAGGTATATCATACCTGTGCTCCGGTCAATGAAGTCCATCGACTCCTCGCTTGCACTAAAGTGACTGGAAGTAGCTTTCATGCTCTTCTCTGTAGGATCAGTTTCTAGGTCAGAACCAGTGTGCACTGAAGAATTGGTGCTCATTGGTGAACGAGGCGTGTCCATTAGTGAAATTCTCTGACTGGGACCACCGATTAACAGAGACTTGCTGAGAACTATTTTTGGCGAGGCAGTCATATCAAAGTTTAGTTTGATTTTCTCATATTTATCAGGCTTAGCAGTTCCTGCGGCTGGGTTCTGGGGATCTTTCAGCATCTGGAATTGGTTGTTGGGAGTGTATGGTGACCGAAAAGGTGCATAATTGAATGTTCCAAACTTTTTACGAATGTTTTCCACATATACCTCCATTTCTTGCATTGCACTATTGAAGATGCTTTTCGTCTTTTTCACAGAAAAGGGGATTTCTCTGGACATGAGGTAGCAGTTATTTATTGGAACCCAAGCCCTGTGTATAGGAGAAAAAATTGTTATATTAATGCCTCTTTTAGATTTATTTGCCAATATTTTCTCTTCGGCTCCAACATCACAATGACAAAAACATGTTACTTATAAATGCAAATCAAACCCATTGAGGATCAGATTGTCTTTTGATCCAAGGGCCAGAGGTCAAGAATTTTGAGAGATCTTTTAACACGTTTTGTCATCGTCATATCATGTTATTTTCAATGGTCATGCTTGTGGGTCACTGATATACAATTCATTCCAGTGTGGCATCGCTGATTAAGACAATTACCCTCAGTGTTTTCAAATCCCTCCTTGGCATTTAGGTATCTGTCTTTGCATCTCTTCATGTGGCTGAAagtcaaattttgataatgcttcGGTGAAGGGCCTTGGGGTGTTTTGCTATGTAAATGGAGCCACATCAATGCATGGAGTTATTGCCAGGATTTAGTAAACTCAGGGGATAACCAGCCACTTTGCGCAAATGCCAGCTAGCAACGCATcatgcaggacaaagcaaccTACTTGACTGGCGTTTCATTACccattttaaacattaattcccTCCACCATGAGTACACAGGCTACTTTGGAAGCTCCTCCCAAACCATCCATCACCAAGAAGATCAAGTGCAGCAGGTGCATGGGACCACCACCATTTTGGGTACCACTGAGCCACATCTAGAATTATATTGCTGGTCCTTCATCATTACTGAATTCAAATCTAGGAACTCCTTAACCAATAGCAATGCAGTTGGATGCTCTTAAGACAAATCATTCCTTAATTTAGATTTTGAAAACACACCCTATGTTCCATTTAGAATTAAGAGTGGATTGGTGCTCTGATTATTCTGGCCTCAAGATATACACTCATGCCCCACTCCAGAACTTGAGATCATGCACTGTGAGTTAGCAAAAAGCAAATAAACTTTGGCATGGGGCTCTGGCCACATGAATAATAGTACACTTAAAACAACAACATTAttttcttgaagaagggtctcggcctgaaacatcacccattccttctctccagagatgttggctgccccgctgagttactccagcattttgtgtctatctttggtgtaaacctgcatctgcagttcattcctacacattactCACCTGTCATGCTGCCCAAAGAATCGCGCGTCAACCTGTCCTTCCTTGTCCCGCAGTGCTTTTGCAGGCCAGAAGGGAAAGCCTTTAAGCTTTGCCCAGACAAGTGGGTGGGGATTACTctgcaaacaaaaaacaaaaaaaaattgtgataagAGGCAGGTAAATCTGAACTGTTGGAAGATTACTGCATTGCTGAATGGAGAAGATCAAGTAGAACATGAAGAATTACACAAGTTCAATGCGAGTAATTATAACCAATAGGTTATATATATAGGCAAACTGCACCTAATAAACAATATTTAAACACAATTCTTCTGTGGAAAATCAGTAGCACAGCACAAGCATTAACCCTGCAGGCCACAGACACAgcgatcatttttttttaaaggaaatcgCGACCAGCACTCTTGGCAGTTATGCAGTGTCCTGCTACTGTGCTAGCTTTCCCCAGAGTTCATGCCCGCTACTTGCAACCTAAATTATCGCTCTGAAAACAACCAGACTGTGCCCTGAAGCCTCACAGCAGAGACTAGAAATTGAGAGAAGTCAGTTTTACTTTGACTCAAAATATTACTCAATATCATTATTCAGAAACAACTTGCCACTGTACTTGTTTTGATTTAGTTTTTGGGAAATAGAATTCCATTCCTTAAGTTTAGCAGGGAAGTATTCCACAGGTATcagagattttatgttcactgattCAGTGGCAAAAGGTAGAGGTTGCCCAAAAATTGTGATTGTATAAGTTTGATGAAAAACGCCAATAATTACCCTCTGTCTGAACAACACGTCTGTTCCACCAGATTGAACAAAGACTCAGAGTCCACTTGTTGAAAGATCAATAAGATAAGTGGAAGGTAGTCCATGTAAAGGAACTAAGCTATTCTTCATAGAGGACTGGAGGATGCAATTTGAAAATTCACAACCCTTGAACAGGATTAGGAACTGACCTGGAGTGGGATAACAAATTTTGGGTGATGATAACACATCAAGAAGTTAAGTGGATTCAGACCAACTTTCATCTTGAATAATGTGATCAATATCTGGTGAGAAGCGCAATGGATGGTTTTTGCAAACTTTCATGTCATGTTTAAATTTCCTCTCGTTTCCTTGACCAACGACCCACTGCCCAACAATAGCGCACTAATGAAAATATGTTTCTCTGTGGCATCTATTTGAGTGAAGGAGCAATGATTTAGAAATAACCACTTCTGGATAGTGGAAAGGATGATTGtaaaggtgtttagaaatgtcttaaagcaaactaaagatcataaggtagacaaaaatgctggagaaactatttttccagcatctgcagttctttcttaaagatcaTAAGGGATCAGCTGTTTGATTTAATGGACATCTTGACATTCAGTTTACAGAATACTTTAACTTACACAAGGCTCACAGAACCAATTGTCCCTCTTCTGGCATGCAGCCAAATAGCATTCTGGACAAACTTCAATTTCATTCATCTATTTTTTAAGGGGAAAGAGGAGAAACATATTAGCTTGAAACCACATCTTTTCTTCAATGGAGCAAAGCATCAACTAAAACCACAAACAGTGGACATCCGAGAGAGTGAATAGCTGACAGA is drawn from Leucoraja erinacea ecotype New England chromosome 21, Leri_hhj_1, whole genome shotgun sequence and contains these coding sequences:
- the zmynd8 gene encoding MYND-type zinc finger-containing chromatin reader ZMYND8 isoform X3, with amino-acid sequence MQPQSLAEDPPKQEEEDEEEEEEEEGEEEEEEIEEEEEEEGGEERGEEEVKGMEISTRSRDLGSGERTGLKRKQLSPQPSSNGHSPQDESLSPIKKKKKPGLANSSKEQLTLRRGPFASMKQPFTKDLLHVVPQDGRNDFYCWVCHREGQVLCCELCPRVYHAKCLKLNAEPEGDWFCPECEKITVAECIETQSKAMTMLTIDQLSYLLKFALQKMKQPGTEPFQKPVSLEQHPDYAEYIFHPMDICTLEKNVKKKMYGCTEAFLADVKWILHNCIIYNGDFCVAANHKLTATAKVIIKICEHEMNEIEVCPECYLAACQKRDNWFCEPCSNPHPLVWAKLKGFPFWPAKALRDKEGQVDARFFGQHDRAWVPINNCYLMSREIPFSVKKTKSIFNSAMQEMEVYVENIRKKFGTFNYAPFRSPYTPNNQFQMLKDPQNPAAGTAKPDKYEKIKLNFDMTASPKIVLSKSLLIGGPSQRISLMDTPRSPMSTNSSVHTGSDLETDPTEKSMKATSSHFSASEESMDFIDRSTASPGSMKTSQAGSVSGSPKPFSPQSSTPIAAKSERTLKTPPTGSILNLNLDRSKAEMDLKELSESVVQSAPVLLTSPKKHPVRSSFLLNLDKTIESCKAQLGINEISEDVDAGAEHSDSEDSEKSDTSDSEYASDEGPKLNNGQEEREEKDGTRSEKESPFVKKKPKHLVVHGEVKQETNPSSLVAKNEALGKEKANGDSDKEHIEKIKNLHQGTKEKLGNKDETDSPTVHLGLDSDSDNELVIDLGDESKEAVREGKKGEKSKKESTPTMKESPASSNTESKASPTATVSSQPKGEVASSHPSLPSQTPSTTITTAASAVSTSTVSAATVSNSPVKKQRPLLPKETVPSVQRAVVWNPSTKFQTSSQKWHLQKVQRQQQQQQVPTTQQQQSQNTGTRYQTRLAVKAVQQKEATLATSTSSITLVTSTSSLSAAGSSSAVVNTASSSVYNTDLPIATPSADVAADLTKYTNKMMEAIKGTMTEIYNDFSRNSSGNTIAEIRRMKIEIDKLQWLHQQELAEMKHNLELTMAEMRQSLEQEKDRMVAEIKKQIEAEKQQAVDETKKKQWCANCRKEAIFYCCWNTSYCDYPCQQAHWPEHMKSCTQSATATQQEPESEVNSEALNKSAQPAPTVQQSPPEAKAGQNDKDPSPDKNKENVTVEAGVTSHQPIKLVQVQAPSAT
- the zmynd8 gene encoding MYND-type zinc finger-containing chromatin reader ZMYND8 isoform X10, with the translated sequence MLKIDNRSSWTQKGLLEISSIFVPPTTSLAEDPPKQEEEDEEEEEEEEGEEEEEEIEEEEEEEGGEERGEEEVKGMEISTRSRDLGSGERTGLKRKQLSPQPSSNGHSPQDESLSPIKKKKKPGLANSSKEQLTLRRGPFASMKQPFTKDLLHVVPQDGRNDFYCWVCHREGQVLCCELCPRVYHAKCLKLNAEPEGDWFCPECEKITVAECIETQSKAMTMLTIDQLSYLLKFALQKMKQPGTEPFQKPVSLEQHPDYAEYIFHPMDICTLEKNVKKKMYGCTEAFLADVKWILHNCIIYNGDFCVAANHKLTATAKVIIKICEHEMNEIEVCPECYLAACQKRDNWFCEPCSNPHPLVWAKLKGFPFWPAKALRDKEGQVDARFFGQHDRAWVPINNCYLMSREIPFSVKKTKSIFNSAMQEMEVYVENIRKKFGTFNYAPFRSPYTPNNQFQMLKDPQNPAAGTAKPDKYEKIKLNFDMTASPKIVLSKSLLIGGPSQRISLMDTPRSPMSTNSSVHTGSDLETDPTEKSMKATSSHFSASEESMDFIDRSTASPGSMKTSQAGSVSGSPKPFSPQSSTPIAAKSERTLKTPPTGSILNLNLDRSKAEMDLKELSESVVQSAPVLLTSPKKHPVRSSFLLNLDKTIESCKAQLGINEISEDVDAGAEHSDSEDSEKSDTSDSEYASDEGPKLNNGQEEREEKDGTRSEKESPFVKKKPKHLVVHGEVKQETNPSSLVAKNEALGKEKANGDSDKEHIEKIKNLHQGTKEKLGNKDETDSPTVHLGLDSDSDNELVIDLGDESKEAVREGKKGEKSKKESTPTMKESPASSNTETVQQKEATLATSTSSITLVTSTSSLSAAGSSSAVVNTASSSVYNTDLPIATPSADVAADLTKYTNKMMEAIKGTMTEIYNDFSRNSSGNTIAEIRRMKIEIDKLQWLHQQELAEMKHNLELTMAEMRQSLEQEKDRMVAEIKKQIEAEKQQAVDETKKKQWCANCRKEAIFYCCWNTSYCDYPCQQAHWPEHMKSCTQSATATQQEPESEVNSEALNKSAQPAPTVQQSPPEAKAGQNDKDPSPDKNKENVTVEAGVTSHQPIKLVQVQAPSAT